Proteins found in one Marinitoga litoralis genomic segment:
- a CDS encoding AAA family ATPase, with the protein MFIDFLYNYNLTKDQEYIANELENFIYNSLDFIIIQGSAGTGKTFLISQYARYLYRKNKNFVILAPTGRAAKILNEKSKFQTKTIHSEIYSFYDKTIDLDNDEIKVYFKLKDIYYNNTIFIIDESSMISDMQLLDENLVFGSGKLLSDLIEYIKNGLNNKIIFLGDEYQLPPINSNFSPALNKEYLEKNFNLNGEKFFLNDIVRQKKNSFILKNAKILKNHIDNKKFFNLKFEYSNDFIKIDDFINDYNFNNPGKDIIITSTNERAINYNNKIRKKLGYKNNIEIGDILLNTKNVYYNNITVFNGEFFKVIDIINHEKKDTFIGNNEHIILEFYDLKLKNTFSGEIIKFKVFANSLFSKSSNIDFNLKKALINFCIEDTYNQEYNIQHIDTNPYFNSLQVKYGYAVTAHKAQGGEWDRVFIDPYYYNSPKTKEYFQWLYTSITRGKERIYIKELPLKTFPQDKLKIQKDFVLKDKIKISYNLMFNDVELRKLYEALEQKISEYLFEIIGIEHFQYQEVYYIKSNNHYLKVQLYYNKNYEPTRLKILETTDEKIAFDFLNIFYSQNENLNNKNNIDKCIKIYIDGSYDHQKRKFGSGVVVLRDEIEKYWKGYYNEEYIKHRNVAGEIYAALLAFEYSKKENLKCIEINYDYEGIEKWALGIWKTNTYLSKLYKEKYDYYSKYYIIKFNKIKSHSGDKYNELADELAKKAVFEDNYNVKYDIDI; encoded by the coding sequence ATGTTTATAGATTTCTTATATAATTATAATTTAACAAAAGATCAAGAATATATAGCTAATGAATTAGAGAATTTTATTTATAATTCACTAGATTTTATAATTATACAAGGTAGTGCTGGTACTGGTAAAACATTTTTAATATCTCAATATGCTAGATATTTATATAGAAAAAACAAAAATTTTGTAATTTTAGCTCCAACCGGAAGAGCTGCTAAGATTCTTAATGAAAAATCTAAATTTCAAACAAAAACAATTCATAGTGAAATATATAGTTTTTATGATAAAACAATAGATCTTGATAATGATGAAATTAAGGTATATTTCAAACTAAAAGATATATATTATAATAATACAATTTTTATAATAGATGAAAGCTCTATGATTTCTGATATGCAATTGTTAGATGAAAACCTTGTGTTTGGTAGCGGAAAATTACTTTCAGATTTAATTGAGTATATTAAAAACGGTTTGAATAATAAGATAATATTTTTAGGGGATGAATATCAACTTCCACCAATTAACTCTAACTTTTCACCAGCTTTAAATAAAGAATATTTAGAAAAGAATTTTAATCTTAATGGAGAAAAGTTTTTTCTAAATGATATAGTAAGACAGAAAAAAAATAGTTTTATATTAAAAAATGCAAAAATACTAAAAAATCACATTGATAATAAAAAATTTTTTAATTTGAAATTTGAATATAGTAATGATTTTATAAAAATAGATGACTTTATTAATGACTATAATTTTAATAATCCAGGAAAAGATATTATAATTACTTCAACAAATGAAAGAGCTATTAATTATAATAATAAAATTAGAAAAAAATTGGGATACAAAAACAATATAGAAATAGGAGATATTTTATTAAATACAAAAAATGTATATTATAATAACATTACAGTATTTAATGGAGAATTTTTTAAAGTTATCGATATTATAAATCATGAAAAAAAAGATACTTTCATAGGAAACAATGAACATATCATTCTAGAATTTTATGATTTGAAATTAAAAAATACTTTTTCAGGTGAAATTATAAAATTTAAAGTATTTGCTAATTCACTTTTTTCTAAATCTTCTAATATAGATTTTAATTTAAAAAAAGCTTTAATAAATTTTTGTATAGAAGATACATATAACCAAGAATATAATATTCAACATATTGATACAAATCCATATTTTAACTCTTTGCAAGTAAAATATGGTTATGCTGTGACTGCACATAAAGCACAAGGTGGGGAGTGGGATAGAGTTTTTATTGATCCATATTATTATAATTCTCCAAAAACTAAAGAATATTTTCAATGGTTATATACTTCGATTACCAGAGGGAAGGAGCGAATATATATTAAAGAATTACCTTTAAAAACTTTTCCACAAGACAAATTAAAAATTCAAAAGGATTTTGTATTAAAGGATAAAATCAAAATTTCTTATAATTTAATGTTTAATGATGTTGAATTAAGAAAATTATATGAAGCTCTGGAACAAAAAATTTCAGAGTATTTATTTGAAATTATAGGTATTGAACATTTTCAATATCAAGAAGTATATTATATTAAAAGTAACAATCATTATTTAAAAGTGCAATTATATTATAATAAGAATTATGAACCTACAAGATTAAAAATATTAGAAACAACAGATGAGAAAATAGCTTTTGATTTTTTAAATATTTTTTATTCTCAAAATGAAAATTTAAATAATAAAAACAATATAGATAAATGTATAAAAATATATATTGATGGAAGCTATGATCATCAAAAAAGAAAATTTGGTTCTGGTGTTGTGGTTTTAAGAGATGAAATAGAAAAATATTGGAAAGGTTATTACAATGAAGAATACATAAAACATAGAAATGTTGCTGGAGAAATATATGCGGCATTATTAGCTTTTGAATATTCTAAAAAAGAGAATTTAAAATGTATAGAAATCAATTATGATTATGAAGGTATAGAAAAGTGGGCTTTAGGAATATGGAAAACAAACACATATTTATCAAAGTTATATAAAGAAAAATATGATTATTATTCTAAATATTATATAATTAAATTCAATAAAATAAAATCACATTCTGGAGACAAATATAATGAATTAGCCGATGAATTAGCAAAAAAAGCTGTATTTGAAGACAATTACAATGTAAAATATGACATTGATATCTAA
- a CDS encoding nitroreductase family protein, with translation MNIQELAKKRKTVRKFNNVIPPIEDIIYAINVAKEAPSGKNDQPWLFMLISNNEEKNKIREICEKGEKAFYKNSKGRLREWLDKMGFSWKKEFLSDAPYLLFVFSYQISPFSKESVWLSIGYLLLALEEKGLSTVTYTPSNYNEITNFIAPPENYKLEVILPIGYSIDPKPKYERKNIDEILIIKK, from the coding sequence ATGAATATACAAGAACTAGCTAAAAAAAGAAAAACTGTTAGAAAATTTAATAATGTTATCCCGCCAATTGAAGATATAATATACGCTATAAACGTTGCAAAAGAAGCTCCTTCTGGGAAAAATGATCAGCCATGGTTATTTATGCTTATTTCTAATAATGAAGAAAAGAATAAAATTAGAGAAATATGCGAAAAAGGAGAAAAAGCATTTTACAAAAATTCCAAAGGAAGATTAAGAGAATGGTTAGACAAAATGGGGTTTTCTTGGAAAAAAGAATTTCTTTCTGATGCACCATATTTATTATTTGTATTTTCATATCAAATATCTCCTTTTTCAAAAGAATCTGTATGGTTATCAATAGGATATTTACTTTTAGCTTTAGAAGAAAAAGGTCTATCTACAGTTACTTATACTCCTTCAAATTATAATGAAATTACAAATTTTATTGCACCACCTGAAAATTATAAATTAGAAGTTATACTTCCAATAGGTTATTCTATAGATCCTAAACCCAAATACGAAAGAAAAAATATAGATGAAATTCTTATAATAAAAAAATGA
- a CDS encoding MogA/MoaB family molybdenum cofactor biosynthesis protein encodes MKYFILTLSDKGSKGEREDLSGKVIQEIMDTINGELVGYKILPDEKDIIVKELKEIIKKDVDIILTTGGTGLTPRDVTPEATLEVIERRIYGMEMAMIIEALKHTPHGMLSRAVVGVANNTLIINLPGSPKAVKENLNVLLPAISHAVEKIKNIGGDCART; translated from the coding sequence ATGAAATATTTTATATTAACTTTAAGTGATAAAGGATCTAAAGGCGAAAGAGAGGACTTAAGTGGAAAAGTAATTCAAGAAATCATGGATACAATTAACGGTGAATTAGTTGGTTATAAGATATTACCTGATGAAAAGGATATTATTGTAAAGGAATTAAAAGAAATTATCAAAAAAGATGTAGATATTATATTAACCACTGGTGGTACAGGATTAACTCCCAGAGATGTAACCCCTGAAGCGACTTTAGAAGTTATAGAAAGACGAATATATGGAATGGAAATGGCTATGATCATAGAAGCTTTAAAACACACTCCACATGGTATGTTATCAAGAGCAGTTGTTGGTGTAGCAAACAATACTTTGATAATTAATTTGCCAGGTAGTCCTAAAGCAGTAAAAGAAAATTTGAATGTATTATTACCAGCAATTTCTCATGCTGTTGAAAAAATAAAAAATATTGGTGGTGATTGTGCCAGAACATAA
- the moaC gene encoding cyclic pyranopterin monophosphate synthase MoaC — protein MKFTHLDEKGNVKMVDVSEKDITLRIAKAYGKIKMKKETINSIINGEIAKGNVLTTAKIAGIMGAKKTSELIPMCHNIFISKIDIEFKINEDNIEIFSMAKTESKTGIEMEALTAVSLSALTIYDMCKSIDKEMEISDICLLEKSGGKSGHFKRGDIK, from the coding sequence ATGAAATTTACACATTTAGATGAAAAAGGAAATGTAAAAATGGTAGATGTATCAGAAAAGGATATTACCTTAAGAATTGCAAAAGCATATGGTAAAATAAAAATGAAAAAAGAAACTATAAACTCTATAATAAATGGTGAAATCGCTAAAGGAAATGTTTTAACAACTGCAAAAATAGCTGGTATTATGGGAGCTAAAAAAACATCAGAACTAATACCAATGTGTCATAATATTTTTATCTCAAAAATAGATATTGAATTCAAAATAAATGAAGATAATATTGAGATATTCTCTATGGCAAAAACGGAATCCAAAACGGGGATAGAAATGGAAGCATTAACAGCAGTAAGTCTATCTGCTTTAACAATATACGATATGTGTAAATCGATAGATAAAGAAATGGAAATTTCAGATATATGTTTATTAGAAAAATCTGGTGGTAAGAGTGGTCATTTTAAAAGAGGTGATATTAAATGA
- the moaA gene encoding GTP 3',8-cyclase MoaA: MIDKYNRKINYVRLSITDKCNFRCNYCMGEDAKFMQNNELLSLNEIRILIKNLKELDFKHIRLTGGEPTLRNDIIDIAKIIHYYFGEFSITTNGSFMELLAKDLKENGLKNVNFSLDSLKRETFIDITKRDDLNNVLKGLEKSIKIGLKVKLNTVIQKRNFNEVFELIEFAAKYKLPIRFIELMPIGKNYNEDDFISEDILKSKISEKYTLIPYKENFGIGPSKYYFVKELNSYIGFISAITHNFCSLCNKIRIAANGDIYPCLAYDYHISLKEYFNNEIELKEKIKMAVFEKPQKHYFKEIKKTTPMHKMGG, from the coding sequence ATGATTGATAAGTATAATAGGAAAATTAATTATGTAAGATTATCTATTACAGATAAATGTAACTTTAGATGTAATTATTGCATGGGTGAAGATGCAAAATTCATGCAAAACAATGAATTACTATCTTTAAATGAAATAAGGATATTAATAAAAAATTTAAAAGAGTTGGATTTTAAACATATTAGGTTAACAGGAGGAGAACCAACTCTTAGAAATGATATTATAGATATTGCCAAAATAATACATTATTATTTTGGAGAATTTAGTATTACTACAAATGGTTCTTTTATGGAACTTTTAGCTAAAGATTTAAAAGAAAATGGGTTAAAAAACGTTAATTTCAGTTTAGATTCACTAAAAAGAGAAACATTCATAGATATTACGAAAAGAGATGACCTTAATAATGTGCTTAAAGGTTTAGAAAAATCTATAAAAATTGGATTAAAAGTAAAATTAAATACAGTAATTCAAAAAAGAAATTTTAATGAGGTATTTGAATTAATAGAATTTGCAGCAAAATATAAATTACCAATAAGATTTATTGAATTAATGCCTATTGGAAAAAATTATAATGAAGATGATTTTATAAGCGAAGATATATTAAAATCAAAAATTTCAGAAAAATATACATTAATACCTTACAAAGAAAATTTTGGAATTGGACCATCAAAGTATTATTTTGTAAAAGAATTAAATTCATATATAGGTTTTATATCTGCTATAACTCATAATTTCTGTTCATTATGCAATAAAATAAGAATTGCTGCTAATGGAGATATTTATCCATGTCTTGCATATGATTATCATATTTCACTAAAAGAATATTTTAATAATGAAATTGAATTAAAAGAAAAAATAAAAATGGCAGTTTTTGAAAAACCTCAAAAACATTATTTTAAAGAAATAAAAAAAACAACACCTATGCATAAAATGGGGGGATAA
- a CDS encoding ABC transporter permease gives MFKNIIITISLVFVILIILPFITVFLNVDYQLLFEISKSPEFLNAVKTTFLAALIATIISILFGIPFAYALTRYNFPFKSLFEAIIDIPQTIPHTAAGIALLMTLGRSSLIGKGASLLGISFVHTFWGVVAAMGFLSFSILVNSVKEGFKKIDIRYEKVARSLGASPFKVFFYVALPMVKHDIITGSLLMWARGISEFGAVAILAYYPMTLSVLTYDKFQGYGLKEALAITALIFIMSMIIFVIIRIIQNIWKYTESR, from the coding sequence ATGTTCAAGAATATAATTATAACTATTAGTTTAGTTTTTGTTATACTTATAATTTTACCTTTTATCACAGTTTTTTTAAATGTTGATTATCAATTATTATTTGAAATTTCTAAATCTCCAGAATTTTTAAACGCTGTAAAAACAACTTTTTTAGCAGCTTTAATTGCAACAATTATTTCTATATTATTTGGAATACCTTTTGCATATGCATTAACAAGATATAATTTTCCTTTTAAAAGTTTATTCGAAGCTATAATTGATATTCCACAAACTATTCCACATACAGCAGCTGGTATAGCGTTATTAATGACATTAGGTAGATCATCTTTAATTGGAAAAGGAGCTTCCTTGTTAGGAATTTCTTTTGTTCATACTTTTTGGGGTGTTGTAGCAGCGATGGGATTTTTGAGTTTTAGTATTTTAGTAAATTCAGTAAAAGAGGGATTTAAAAAAATTGATATTAGATACGAAAAAGTCGCTAGATCATTAGGTGCATCACCATTTAAAGTATTTTTTTATGTAGCTCTTCCAATGGTTAAACATGATATTATTACAGGATCATTATTAATGTGGGCTAGAGGCATTTCTGAATTTGGTGCTGTTGCTATTTTAGCCTATTATCCTATGACATTATCAGTTCTCACATACGATAAATTTCAAGGCTATGGACTTAAAGAAGCTTTAGCTATAACTGCTTTAATATTTATTATGTCTATGATTATTTTTGTGATAATTAGAATTATTCAAAATATTTGGAAATATACAGAATCGAGGTAA
- a CDS encoding ATP-binding cassette domain-containing protein, whose amino-acid sequence MNLDIKNLIIKVDNFRLKIDYFSIKSGEYVYIIGPTGSGKTLLLECIAGFVTPESGEIKFDNFNMNKISPEKRNVGFMYQNYHLFPHLNVKKNIEFGLKMKKINDYSFFEYIINKLGIKHLLDRKIQNLSGGEKQRVALARALVIKPRILLLDEPLSALDQDTKTDILKLLHELNLEYNLTTIHVTHDKNEIINDSRIFKIKNGILMEEENVQEYNYNY is encoded by the coding sequence TTGAATTTAGATATAAAAAATCTAATAATAAAGGTTGATAATTTTAGATTAAAAATTGATTACTTTTCTATAAAATCAGGGGAATATGTATATATTATAGGACCTACAGGTTCAGGAAAAACACTATTATTAGAATGTATAGCTGGTTTTGTTACTCCTGAATCAGGAGAAATAAAATTTGATAATTTTAATATGAATAAAATATCTCCAGAAAAAAGGAATGTAGGATTTATGTATCAAAATTATCATTTATTTCCTCATTTAAACGTGAAAAAAAATATAGAATTTGGTTTAAAAATGAAAAAAATAAATGATTATAGTTTTTTTGAATATATTATAAATAAGTTAGGTATTAAACACCTTTTAGATAGGAAAATACAAAACTTATCAGGTGGAGAAAAACAAAGAGTTGCTTTAGCTAGAGCATTGGTTATTAAACCTAGAATTCTTTTATTAGATGAGCCGTTATCGGCTTTAGATCAAGATACAAAAACAGACATATTAAAATTATTACATGAATTGAATTTAGAATACAATTTAACTACAATTCATGTAACACATGATAAAAATGAAATAATTAATGATAGCAGAATTTTTAAAATAAAAAATGGTATTCTTATGGAGGAAGAAAATGTTCAAGAATATAATTATAACTATTAG
- a CDS encoding extracellular solute-binding protein: MKKIFLFLFIILTMISFSKKLIIFHAGSLTNVLKAIAIEFEKNNPDVEVQLMSSGSLVVVRKITELGQMADLAFVADYTIIPSFLYPEYANFNVIFSNNSMVLGYTENSKYSEEINKDNWYKVIFNKGVIFGHSNPDLDPAGYRTLMAMQLAEKYYNLNGLYNNFLNSKNRMILKKSIDLIAYLEATEMDYAFLYKSNAIQHNLKYIEFPDEINLSSVNFEENYNKTFIEVPGKNGEKTKIYGKSINYSFTIPKNANNKNEAIEFIKFMYSDEGKRIFKEKGMELFVNVDNPNNIPNELKKIWRY, from the coding sequence ATGAAAAAAATTTTTTTATTCTTATTTATTATTTTAACTATGATTTCATTTTCCAAGAAATTGATCATTTTTCATGCTGGTTCTTTAACTAATGTATTAAAAGCTATAGCAATAGAATTTGAAAAAAATAATCCTGATGTGGAAGTTCAATTAATGAGTTCTGGTAGTTTAGTTGTAGTAAGAAAAATTACAGAATTAGGTCAAATGGCTGATTTAGCTTTTGTAGCAGATTATACAATAATTCCAAGTTTTTTATATCCTGAATATGCAAATTTCAATGTGATTTTTTCAAATAATAGCATGGTTTTAGGATATACAGAGAATTCAAAATATAGTGAAGAAATAAATAAAGATAATTGGTATAAGGTTATTTTTAATAAGGGGGTTATCTTTGGACATTCAAATCCTGACTTAGACCCTGCAGGTTATAGAACTTTAATGGCTATGCAATTAGCTGAAAAATATTATAATCTAAATGGACTATATAACAATTTTTTAAATTCTAAAAATAGAATGATATTAAAAAAGTCTATAGATTTAATTGCATATTTAGAAGCAACCGAAATGGATTATGCTTTTTTATACAAATCAAATGCCATTCAACATAATTTAAAATATATAGAATTTCCTGATGAAATAAATTTATCATCTGTAAATTTTGAAGAAAATTATAATAAAACATTTATAGAAGTTCCAGGAAAAAATGGAGAAAAAACAAAAATATATGGTAAATCTATTAATTATAGTTTTACTATTCCAAAAAATGCAAATAATAAAAATGAAGCTATTGAATTTATTAAATTCATGTATTCTGATGAAGGAAAAAGAATATTTAAAGAAAAAGGTATGGAATTATTTGTAAATGTCGATAATCCTAATAATATTCCAAATGAATTAAAAAAAATATGGAGGTATTAA
- a CDS encoding MOSC domain-containing protein, which yields MLNSYVVSINISRKKGVTKEPIEYAILKENWGIEGDAHAGNWHRQISMLSEESIDKMRKYGYELNYGDFAENITIKNGDIYKLPIGTKVKIGDTLLEITQIGKECHTSCAISQTIGKCVMPLEGIFLKVLKGGKIKVGDEVIFFSNDFVEENVR from the coding sequence ATGCTTAATTCATATGTTGTTTCTATTAATATTTCAAGAAAAAAGGGAGTTACTAAAGAACCAATTGAATATGCAATTTTAAAAGAAAATTGGGGAATTGAAGGCGATGCTCATGCAGGAAATTGGCATAGACAAATCTCAATGCTATCAGAAGAGAGTATAGATAAGATGCGAAAATATGGTTATGAATTAAATTATGGTGATTTCGCAGAAAATATCACCATAAAAAACGGGGATATTTATAAACTTCCTATAGGTACAAAAGTGAAAATTGGTGATACATTACTAGAAATAACTCAAATTGGAAAAGAATGCCATACATCATGTGCAATATCTCAAACTATTGGAAAATGTGTAATGCCATTAGAAGGAATATTTTTAAAGGTATTAAAAGGTGGAAAAATAAAAGTTGGAGATGAAGTAATATTTTTTAGTAATGATTTTGTGGAGGAAAATGTAAGATGA
- a CDS encoding molybdopterin biosynthesis protein, with protein sequence MKRRIYLNKKDFEESIKDYFSELKDYFLKDNIEYINTREGMKRVTALPIIANENVPSYNSSAMDGIAVISKRTYGANESNPIILEKEKDFEYINTGYPINTPYDSVIMIENVEIIDDEHVQIRSSVYPYKDVRKVGEDICKGEMLFPRYHTLTASDISFLMMAKVFKIPVIKKMKILLIPTGNEIVKPENLTEEFQIPETNSLMIKNYLEQFNAIVDVNEILPDDINIIKNTIVEKIKEYDLILLNAGSSAGSKDFTFHAINDLGKVIIHGINIKPGKPAVLGIVNEKPVIGLPGFPVSCNIIMADIVKPLILNKTKYEIYYDNEIIEGISAKRIHSSITEKEYLRVGVGKVGDNYVAIPLKRGAANISAVSKQDGIVYIEKGVEVIEDGEAVSIHLKRSKKLIDNNILIIGSHDLLLDLLADFIKKYDKNINIVSANVGSLGGILSIAKGYSHMSGMHLLDPVTGEYNIPYIEEYMDDFKLMNLSYREQGFIVQKGNPKNIKDFEDLTKDGIRYINRQKTAGTRILLDYYLDKKGISPREIHGYSDEEYSHVNLALKIKKDMADVGLGIRAAANIYNLDFIPIALERYDLLIHDSFLKDRRFELIMNIITSNEFKKEAEKLGGYILKDTGKIWEVIK encoded by the coding sequence TTGAAAAGAAGGATTTATCTTAATAAAAAAGATTTTGAAGAGTCCATAAAGGATTATTTTAGTGAATTAAAAGATTATTTTTTAAAGGATAATATCGAATATATTAATACAAGAGAAGGAATGAAACGAGTAACAGCTTTACCGATAATAGCAAATGAAAATGTACCTTCATACAATAGTAGCGCAATGGACGGAATAGCTGTTATTAGCAAAAGAACATATGGGGCAAATGAATCTAATCCTATTATTTTAGAGAAAGAAAAAGACTTTGAATATATTAACACGGGTTATCCAATTAATACTCCATATGATAGTGTAATAATGATTGAAAATGTTGAAATTATAGATGATGAACACGTTCAAATAAGAAGTAGCGTTTATCCTTACAAAGATGTAAGGAAAGTAGGAGAGGATATATGTAAGGGTGAAATGCTATTCCCTAGATATCATACCTTGACTGCATCTGATATCTCATTTTTAATGATGGCAAAAGTTTTTAAAATACCTGTTATTAAGAAAATGAAAATATTATTAATACCAACAGGTAATGAAATTGTTAAACCAGAAAATCTAACTGAAGAGTTTCAAATTCCTGAAACTAATTCTTTAATGATAAAAAATTATTTAGAACAGTTTAATGCTATAGTTGATGTAAACGAAATTCTACCTGATGATATAAATATAATAAAAAATACAATTGTAGAAAAAATAAAAGAATATGATTTAATCCTTTTAAATGCTGGTTCATCAGCAGGTTCAAAAGATTTTACTTTTCATGCAATAAATGACCTTGGAAAAGTTATTATTCATGGAATAAATATAAAGCCTGGAAAACCTGCTGTTTTAGGTATTGTAAACGAAAAACCTGTCATAGGATTACCAGGATTTCCTGTTTCTTGTAATATTATTATGGCAGATATAGTCAAACCTTTAATTCTAAATAAAACAAAATATGAAATATATTATGATAATGAAATTATTGAAGGTATTTCTGCAAAAAGGATACATTCTTCTATCACAGAAAAAGAGTATTTAAGAGTAGGTGTTGGAAAAGTAGGAGATAATTATGTAGCAATTCCTTTAAAAAGGGGAGCTGCAAATATTTCAGCTGTTTCTAAACAAGATGGGATTGTATATATAGAAAAAGGTGTTGAAGTTATTGAAGATGGTGAAGCAGTATCTATACATTTAAAAAGAAGTAAAAAATTAATTGATAATAATATCTTGATTATAGGCAGCCATGATTTATTATTGGATTTGCTTGCGGATTTTATAAAAAAATATGATAAGAATATCAATATTGTGTCTGCAAATGTAGGAAGTCTTGGAGGAATTTTATCAATAGCAAAAGGGTATTCCCACATGTCAGGAATGCATTTACTTGATCCAGTAACTGGAGAATATAATATTCCATATATAGAAGAATATATGGATGATTTTAAATTAATGAATTTATCTTACAGAGAACAAGGATTTATAGTTCAAAAAGGCAATCCGAAAAATATAAAAGATTTTGAAGATTTGACAAAAGATGGTATAAGGTACATTAATAGGCAAAAGACTGCTGGGACAAGAATATTGTTAGATTATTATCTTGATAAAAAAGGAATATCTCCACGTGAAATACATGGTTATTCGGATGAAGAGTATTCTCATGTCAATTTAGCTTTAAAAATAAAAAAAGATATGGCTGATGTGGGGTTAGGAATTAGAGCTGCAGCTAATATTTATAATTTAGACTTTATCCCAATTGCTTTAGAAAGATATGATTTATTGATTCATGATAGTTTCTTAAAGGATAGAAGATTTGAATTAATTATGAATATTATTACTTCAAATGAATTCAAAAAAGAAGCAGAAAAATTAGGTGGATATATATTAAAAGACACTGGAAAAATATGGGAGGTTATAAAATGA
- a CDS encoding molybdopterin molybdotransferase MoeA — translation MKKRFQIFVPRQEIYENFIDNLDIRTQIIEINTEDSLGYAAAEDIYSPEDLPGFDKSTVDGYAVYAEDTFGSSDGNPAFLKIVGEVFMGEEYTEEIKSGECVKIPTGGMLPKGANAVVMVENTKEFGNRVEIYKSVAPGENVLSKDEDVKKDSIVLNKGESINIGHIHNLMSLGITSIKVYKKPTICIIPTGDEVVEPTERRIKTQIRDGNSYALMSWLKKFGYDAKRFRLIKDDPDEFKEGVKWGLENGDIVVISGGSSLGARDYSLSTIEHFGEVLYNGVQVKPGKPVIFGKTKEKVILGLPGNPTSFIVSSFLFLFPTLKKISGHNLFKPEPDFYVRITTNVPTAQGRERFIFVKLEKKNNEILAYPILGESGIASPFRMADGIVRIPLGKEGLYKDELCEFYSWR, via the coding sequence ATGAAAAAAAGATTTCAAATATTCGTTCCAAGACAAGAAATATATGAAAACTTTATTGATAACTTAGATATCAGAACACAGATAATTGAAATAAATACTGAAGATTCTCTTGGATATGCTGCTGCAGAAGATATTTATTCCCCAGAAGATTTGCCTGGATTTGATAAATCTACAGTTGATGGATATGCTGTATATGCTGAGGATACATTTGGTTCTAGTGATGGAAATCCAGCATTTTTAAAGATTGTTGGCGAAGTGTTCATGGGAGAAGAATATACAGAAGAAATAAAATCTGGCGAATGCGTAAAAATACCAACAGGAGGTATGTTACCAAAAGGCGCAAATGCTGTAGTTATGGTTGAAAATACTAAAGAATTTGGAAATAGAGTGGAGATATATAAATCTGTTGCTCCAGGAGAAAATGTTTTATCTAAAGATGAAGATGTAAAAAAAGATAGTATTGTATTAAACAAAGGAGAAAGTATTAATATAGGACATATTCATAATTTAATGAGTTTGGGAATAACATCTATAAAAGTATATAAAAAACCAACAATTTGCATTATACCAACAGGAGATGAGGTAGTAGAACCTACAGAAAGAAGAATTAAAACACAAATTAGAGATGGGAATTCATATGCTTTAATGTCATGGTTAAAAAAATTTGGTTACGATGCAAAGAGATTTAGATTAATAAAAGATGATCCAGATGAGTTCAAAGAAGGTGTAAAATGGGGATTAGAAAATGGGGATATTGTAGTTATTTCTGGTGGAAGTTCTCTAGGTGCACGTGATTATTCATTATCAACTATAGAACATTTTGGTGAAGTATTATACAATGGAGTACAGGTTAAACCTGGAAAACCTGTAATTTTTGGTAAAACTAAGGAAAAAGTAATATTAGGTTTACCTGGTAATCCTACTTCTTTTATTGTTAGTTCCTTCTTATTTTTATTTCCAACATTAAAAAAAATATCTGGTCATAATTTATTTAAACCAGAACCTGATTTTTATGTAAGAATTACAACTAATGTCCCAACTGCTCAAGGCAGAGAGAGATTTATTTTTGTCAAATTAGAAAAGAAAAACAATGAAATATTAGCTTATCCAATTTTAGGTGAATCTGGTATTGCTTCACCATTTAGAATGGCTGATGGAATTGTTAGAATCCCATTAGGAAAAGAAGGGTTGTATAAAGACGAATTGTGTGAATTCTATTCGTGGAGATGA